The Leishmania infantum JPCM5 genome chromosome 28 sequence ACCGAGGTCAGCGAGTCCACCGGCTCCGGCTGCGACGGAAActgtgagggagaggaggaagacggcTGCTGGTGGAGAGACATATCAGCACtcccagcaccgccgccaccgccggtgctTGCCCCGTCGAAGAGTCGATTTGACCCCGTCACCGGGTGCGGAGTCTTGGCCccggtgtgcgcgcgggaAGGAAACCCGTGCGAGCACTCGCTGATGTtgtccgccgcggcggcgaaacCCACGCCAGgctccacggcggcggtggaggtggtCATAAGAGTTTCCGTTGACATGTAATGGCTCACGGTGTACGGGAAAGTTCCGCGCGTCTCGGGCCCGGTGGtcccctgcccctccctgccaccaccaaaGAGTCCCCTGCCCTGCTGCTGTCGGTGAAGGTGCTGGCGCGTGCGGCCAGGCGGCCCGTCAATCGCGTTTTCGAAGGCGACGATCTCGACAAACGGCGGAGTCGTCCCCCATCCCACTCGGCCCACCTCCAAGTACACAATCGGCGGCACCTTGCTCGCGCTTTCCGCTGCGtccggggagggggacgacgccgctgcggtggagcTCGCTGAGCCGAAGCACGGCCACGACGAGCCCACAGGGGTACGATAGACGGCCGCGGCGGGTGCAGCGGACGGCTCACCCGCGAAGGAGGCACTCTCTGATGGCCCGCCACCATTATTGCCATTATGCATGTCTGCTGCAAGCACGGTTGCACCTGCACCGTGATAGCCGCTGTTGTGCAACggagaggcggtgctgaTGGCTGATCCTGATATAGAGACGCCCGggccaacgccgctgccaccgctacCGCCAACTGAACCGCCCGCACTCCCAGGTGGAGGCATCTCTGCTGCCgatgctggcgccgccgctccaaCTGCTGACAGACCAGCACTGCTGTGGGGTGCCTGCGTGCCAGAAGGGTGCAGTGTCGCCACGCTCGCGAGCGTGGAGCTGGCCGACGGGTCAGACATGGACTCCCAGCGActcgtggcggcgccggctgccgcgctcGCCGGGATGGCGGTGAAGCCAGCCACCATCTCCTGCGGGGagccgttgctgctggcgttgAGTGAGTATTCCGACTTGCCCGccccagcagcgctgccgccgccaccgccgtaaGCGCCGGCcgaggaagaggcagcaAGCCCTGCGCCACCGGGGACCGTGGTGGGAGTGGTTGCACGCGTCTTCGCGGCCGCTGAGGCTGAtccggcagcgccgttgcTTGTCTGCGCGGCATTTCGGCTGTTGATGCActccaccacctcggcgAGACGCTTGTTGATGAgttggcgcagcgcctctgcgcaCGTCTCCTCTAGCCGACTCCAGTTGAAGTGCAGCGACATTTTTGATCCGTCTTtccagcaccgcccaccGCTCTCGAAACAGCGACGAAGCTAGAGCCGGCCACCAAGATGGtgaaaagagggaagaggcgcgcCACTGCGTCAAGCTGTCGCAGTGGTGCGCGGGGATGGGGTGCGAGGAGAGTGGAAGAGTGGGGCGCAGTCGCAAACCACGACGGCAGCTGAATGACCGGTGGTGGGGTCCTGGGAAGGGGGCGaaggggtggcggtgcgctAAAGACGcttgtgcgcacacgcgccacacCGGCAACCGGCTGAGCGCGCAAAGGCGAATCGAAAGAATATGGTGGCACGCgtacacgcatgcacagatAGACATTACAGGAGCGCCAGAGGTGAGCGCCTTGTCGAGCAGACGTTgtttcgcctcctcctttcctcgAGTGTGTTCCTCCGCCACATGCTAAAGAGACGACAGACAGGGCGAGCATAAGAGAGAAATGCGAGAACAGATACCGGATGTAGACCTACGCCGCGACACCTTTCTGGATACCAGTGGGCTTAGATCCGCCTTTGCCTTTCAcctcccccactccccccccTGAGGGTGCGAAGTGGAGCAGGGCCACAGAAGCGCACGTCACTCTCACTCTGGCGTATTCCCCGGGCAcagggcagcagccgcgcggaGGCGCATGCAAGCAGCATAGAGaacgagggggagggaggggggggctggGCGGAGGCACGCGGTGCCGCGTAGGAAGGCGGCTGCCTTGTCTCCAGTTCTTTTTTCTCTGGCTGCCCACGTCAATCGCGCCTCCGGTCCCGCCCACCACCCCCTGCGCCCCCCTTCCACGCTGGCCTCATCCTCTCTCAGCGAGAGGTGCGTGGGAAAAAAGGAGGCGGATGGGAGAGCAACGGATCAGGAGAAAGGCGACGGagcggcgtggcgctgttttgtttgtttgaTTGCCTGTTAAGaatggcgcacacgcgtatCCGTACCACAGCGAGACGGCACGCCGACACACCGTCAGAGTGCGCAGTTCGTTCTTGTCTTGctgtgttttctttttgcgtgtctgtctggAGCACGCatatgcacacatacacatacacataaaACATCAAAGACCCATCGGTGAAGGCGAACAACAAGAGCGCAAAACGGCTGGGCAACAGAGTACagggtgagagagagagagctggcGGGANGNCTNCCTNCCNNNNNCNNNCCNNNNNNNNCTGCGNCCNNCNNNNGGNNCNTTNcctcctcccccctcccttcctctaatcgcccctctcccccacgcacacgcacacgcacacgcccccTACGGGGGCCACGTGATGGTGGTGCTCCCCAATAAACCGAGACACACCTGTACACCCTCTCCTGGCCTCGTCATTTTGCAGCTCCGCTCTTTATGAAGAGGTCAGCACACGTACAGGCGCGATAACGACAGCCCAAGCGGGTGAGGCACCCGCCCCACACCTTACAGAGAGACGAATCATCGACCGTGAAACAGGACGCAGAGGAGATGGATACAAAAGGCcggggggaagagggcgaagGTCGCCCTGATGTATGCGGCGCGCCTAATGAAACTccgaaggaaagaaaaaaaagctgGCGAGCTGCTTTGGCATCTGTCGTAGTGCCGTCGTGAGGCCTCGGGCAAGTGTGCGTCAGTCTGCTTGGGTGCCTGCATGCGTCTGTGCAGCACAGCCCGCGCCCTCCTCATCCGCGaatgctgctgctctacGGGTAGGAGAAGGGCTCCGGCACAGGggcctcgtcgcggtccgaCAGCACCACAGGCGCTACCAGCACCTCGGCACCCATTTCAGGCTTCGTGTCCTTCAAAAGGCAGATGCCCATCGGCTTCGGCTTCAGCGGTACGTACCGCACGTCTACGTCGTGCGAAATGACGGAAAACTGATGCGCCGTCACACGCGCCGGGTTGTGAAGGAGCTCAAAGGCCGgttcctgctccgccgcctctccagactcaccgccgccgtccttgTCGCCGCCCCTCTTGCTGCCCGCCTCAGCAGccccgccatcaccgccaggCGCGCCAGTCGCGGAGGCGCCGGCAGCCAACCCCGGGCTTCCAGGCCCctggtgacggcgctgccgcagctcctcctccttgcgcgTTGTGGACAGCACGACCGCCTGCACTTCGGACGTCTTCACCCTcttctcctgcagcaccgactTGGGCACGGCGTAGGTGCTGGGAGGGGCGTTGGACTTGAAGGTGTACTCGGGTAGCTCCAGCGACTCGTTCAGGCCAATGATGCACGTGGGCTGCATAGCCAGCGTGATCATGAGCAGGTACGGGTACCAGTACCAGTACTGCAGGAACATGAAGACGCCGACGACAGCCTTgtcgaggcggtggcgctgcttgtGCAAGGCAAAGGTGCAGTTGCGGCCGCCCGCGTCGAGCAGGCCGGAGGCAAGCACGTAGCCGAATTTGGAGCAGCGTCCCTCGTTACGGTCCTCGATCTTCTTCTCCAACAACAGGCGGAAATCCTTCACTCTCGGGTTCTCCTTTTCCGTCAGCTGCACCATAACCATGGCAAGCCCCATCGCGGCACCCTGGCGCACGTAGTCGACAATGTCCTCCAGCATGTCCCACAGCACGtcgatgacggcggcgttgccggTGCCGGCCGCGCTCACAGCCAGCGCCATCGCTACACCGTAGCGTACGTGCGGACTGTAGCTGTCCACGAGCACGCGAATCAGATCGAGGCACAGGTTCGGGTCCTTGAAGGTCAGGAAGCCGACCATGGTCACAGCTGTGCGGCGGACGTCATCGGACATGTCCTTCACTGTGACGCTAAGCAGCTTCTCAATCGTCTTCGCGTTCTCGGTGCCGGCGTAGGCCAGGCCGAGCACGAAGCAGCCGCCCAGGCGCACCCACGGGTCACCGCTctcgagcagctcctccgccaaCAGGagcgcctcgtcctcgcggCCGAGGTTGATGAGCGCCATGGCCATGCACACGCCACGTATGACCTTCTCCTTTTGGTTCTCTTCGTATGCGACGTTCTTGAGACTCTGCAAGACAAtgtcgttgccgctgccaagCATGAGCATGCCGACGCCAACGGACGCGCCctcggccgccaccgcgtccaTGCCCGTCACGCACGTGAAGAGGGCGTCGTAGAGACCCTCGTCCTGCAGCCCCATCGCCGTGAGGCCGATgccgagcgaggcgccgTGGACCATCTGCACGTTTGTCGAGAATTTTTGCAAGTTCTCTTCAAGGTACTGAATAGTCCTGCGGTCACGCGTGGCTCCGAGCGGGGAGTAGATGAGGCCGAGCGCGTACAGCGCACCTGCCTCCTGgtacggcagcgtcggcacgcTTGGGCCCTTCGGCAGGTACTGCTCCAGCAcccgcatcgcctcctccgtgtgCCCACGGTGAATGGCACCAgtgctggcgacggcggtgaaCTTGGCCcagtgctgcgcagcgccgagcCACTTCATGTTGTCGCGCAAGAAGCCGTCCATCGTGGTGCCGCTGTACATGAACGCGTTCGCCACCACCGTGGCGTTGTGAATAACCGAGTTGCGTGGGTCAGTCATCTTCTTGATATGCATCAGCACGTACacgtcggcgacgcagcgAGAGTAAAGGTACTTCACGTTCAGGTTCGTCGTCACCTGACCACTGAGAACGGAGAGCAGCTTCTGCTCCGGCGActccggcaccgccgcggctaCCGGTGCGCCAGACGCATCACCGGCAGTCGTCGTGGGGGACAGGGACGTGGCGGGCGCAGATggggctgccgccgcaccggcagcgtcAGAGGTACTCGGGgccggctgcaccgccagcgcctgctcCGCCACTCCGAGCTGCTTGTCCAAATGGGCGACGACGCCTGAGAGATACTCCTGGTTGCCGTACTCAAAGAGGTCAAAAGCTAGCTGGAAGGCGACCATCCTACTGCCGCCCCTCCACAAGCCACAAATAAGGTTCGACGTCGCCTCCACATCGCCAAGGAACAGCAGGCAGTGGGCCAGGGAGTAGTAGTCAATAGTGGAGAGACCATCCGTGTACAGGTCCGCAAGCAGACGGAGCACCTTGCGGCGGAACGTGATGtcttgcagcagcacatTCGCCACGTA is a genomic window containing:
- a CDS encoding putative proteasome regulatory non-ATP-ase subunit 2, which produces MVQGLSSAKAVLALLSEEENLVVLFALKRLSSLMDTFWHEVSAKLPLIEELAASEKLADETRRLASLVASQVYFHLGDYSNSVKHALAAGTAFDATTRSLFTDTILSRCIDTYVAYQETPESERAELPPKLEELFVSLTKSWVMENETMADLKEMVGFTVRAFRLDFLEKVLRQALSKTHSAEILNFTFYVANVLLQDITFRRKVLRLLADLYTDGLSTIDYYSLAHCLLFLGDVEATSNLICGLWRGGSRMVAFQLAFDLFEYGNQEYLSGVVAHLDKQLGVAEQALAVQPAPSTSDAAGAAAAPSAPATSLSPTTTAGDASGAPVAAAVPESPEQKLLSVLSGQVTTNLNVKYLYSRCVADVYVLMHIKKMTDPRNSVIHNATVVANAFMYSGTTMDGFLRDNMKWLGAAQHWAKFTAVASTGAIHRGHTEEAMRVLEQYLPKGPSVPTLPYQEAGALYALGLIYSPLGATRDRRTIQYLEENLQKFSTNVQMVHGASLGIGLTAMGLQDEGLYDALFTCVTGMDAVAAEGASVGVGMLMLGSGNDIVLQSLKNVAYEENQKEKVIRGVCMAMALINLGREDEALLLAEELLESGDPWVRLGGCFVLGLAYAGTENAKTIEKLLSVTVKDMSDDVRRTAVTMVGFLTFKDPNLCLDLIRVLVDSYSPHVRYGVAMALAVSAAGTGNAAVIDVLWDMLEDIVDYVRQGAAMGLAMVMVQLTEKENPRVKDFRLLLEKKIEDRNEGRCSKFGYVLASGLLDAGGRNCTFALHKQRHRLDKAVVGVFMFLQYWYWYPYLLMITLAMQPTCIIGLNESLELPEYTFKSNAPPSTYAVPKSVLQEKRVKTSEVQAVVLSTTRKEEELRQRRHQGPGSPGLAAGASATGAPGGDGGAAEAGSKRGGDKDGGGESGEAAEQEPAFELLHNPARVTAHQFSVISHDVDVRYVPLKPKPMGICLLKDTKPEMGAEVLVAPVVLSDRDEAPVPEPFSYP